The following coding sequences are from one Rathayibacter sp. SW19 window:
- a CDS encoding IS110 family RNA-guided transposase: protein MEVVHERCAGMDISKNDAKVCVRTPSKRAGYYHNEVTTYGATTNEVLRLRADLVAAQVTLVVMEATSDYWKPFFFPLQEELNVQLVNAKQAKNIPGRKSDVSDARWLAELAAHGLLRASFVPEEPLRQLRDLTRTRKHYAEEQNREYSRLEKSLEDAGIKLSNVVSRLTLVSVRSILDALVAGQRDPHVLADLVQPTLRKKNLQLIEALTGRFTDHHAFMVTVHPATIDYLGQAITDLEDRIEELMEPFRPARDAIMGIPGVSTTVADGVIAEIGTDMNVFATPGQLASWAGVAPGQNESAGRVKSTRTTHGNHYLRAYLGIAVLSIAKSKHTYLGPKYRRLASRRGKLKAVVAIEHTLLDIIWNMLHDGVAYTERGADYYEKLNPQRTIDRALKQLTKLGLTVTITPTAVA from the coding sequence ATGGAAGTGGTGCACGAGAGATGCGCCGGGATGGATATCTCCAAGAACGACGCGAAAGTGTGTGTGCGCACCCCGAGTAAACGCGCGGGTTACTACCATAACGAGGTGACCACCTATGGGGCCACCACCAACGAGGTCCTTCGGTTACGGGCCGACCTGGTCGCCGCGCAAGTCACGTTAGTGGTGATGGAGGCGACCAGCGACTACTGGAAACCGTTCTTCTTCCCGTTGCAGGAGGAACTGAACGTGCAGCTGGTCAACGCGAAACAGGCCAAGAACATCCCGGGTCGTAAGAGTGATGTCTCCGACGCCCGCTGGTTGGCCGAGTTGGCCGCGCACGGCTTGTTACGGGCCTCATTCGTGCCCGAGGAGCCACTGCGTCAGCTGCGAGACCTGACCCGCACCCGCAAACACTATGCGGAAGAGCAGAACCGGGAGTACTCACGGCTGGAGAAGTCACTGGAGGACGCCGGCATCAAACTCAGCAATGTCGTCTCCAGGCTGACCCTGGTGTCGGTGCGCAGCATCCTGGACGCACTGGTGGCCGGCCAACGCGACCCGCACGTGCTGGCCGACCTGGTACAGCCGACCTTGCGGAAGAAGAACCTGCAACTGATCGAGGCCCTCACCGGCCGGTTCACCGATCATCACGCGTTCATGGTCACCGTCCACCCGGCCACCATCGACTACCTCGGCCAGGCCATCACCGACCTGGAGGACCGCATCGAGGAGCTCATGGAACCCTTCCGGCCCGCCCGCGACGCCATCATGGGCATCCCCGGGGTCTCCACCACCGTCGCCGACGGTGTCATCGCCGAGATCGGCACCGATATGAACGTATTCGCCACCCCCGGGCAACTCGCTTCCTGGGCCGGAGTGGCTCCGGGACAGAACGAGTCCGCGGGACGGGTCAAATCCACCAGGACCACCCATGGGAACCACTACTTGCGCGCCTACCTTGGCATCGCGGTGCTGTCGATCGCGAAATCCAAACACACTTACCTCGGCCCCAAATATCGGCGCCTAGCCTCCCGCCGCGGCAAACTCAAAGCCGTCGTCGCGATCGAACACACCCTCCTGGACATCATCTGGAACATGCTCCACGACGGCGTCGCCTACACCGAACGCGGTGCCGACTACTACGAGAAACTCAACCCACAACGCACCATCGACCGAGCCCTGAAACAACTCACCAAACTTGGACTCACCGTGACAATCACACCCACAGCAGTTGCATAA